In a genomic window of Pecten maximus unplaced genomic scaffold, xPecMax1.1, whole genome shotgun sequence:
- the LOC117321484 gene encoding aminopeptidase N-like, translating into MEENGNLTGIGNGSVLPPGVPDGQVATIPVTQDTMVTLRQNRKGCYFTRVQVAIFTVAFALSIILVVLLLTFVRKEQIIHVSSPGALQDCNPKIKYNTTGISVESDIVQNETSSVSAENLTRVENATDNTTIPEKVNSTDVLVPEKVSRPWDNIRLPRDILPERYDIFLKIDLENRTFKGSVNVTVKTSAPKKVLLLHINLLWILKDSVKVRTLDGSRVFNIKRQFQVWKTQFWVIILEEELTLTGYYVIEIGNFRGTMYTDLRGLYLSSYESSTGT; encoded by the coding sequence ATGGAGGAAAATGGCAACCTGACAGGGATAGGGAATGGCAGTGTACTTCCACCGGGTGTCCCTGATGGACAGGTGGCAACCATACCCGTTACCCAGGATACTATGGTAACGTTACGTCAGAACCGGAAAGGGTGTTATTTTACGCGCGTGCAAGTCGCAATTTTCACTGTGGCGTTTGCTCTTTCAATAATTCTTGTGGTTTTACTTTTGACGTTTGTACGAAAAGAGCAGATAATACACGTATCATCCCCCGGAGCGTTACAAGATTGTAATccgaaaataaaatataatactaCCGGGATATCTGTGGAATCGgatattgtacaaaatgaaaCAAGTTCTGTTTCAGCTGAAAATTTAACTCGTGTTGAAAACGCGACTGATAATACTACAATTCCTGAAAAAGTAAATAGCACGGACGTTTTGGTTCCAGAAAAAGTTTCCAGACCCTGGGACAATATTCGATTACCACGTGATATACTACCGGAAAGATACGATATATTTCTCAAGATTGATTTAGAAAATAGAACATTCAAAGGAAGCGTTAATGTGACGGTGAAGACGTCGGCTCCGAAGAAAGTTCTATTGCTGCACATCAATCTTCTGTGGATTTTGAAAGATTCCGTAAAAGTTAGAACTCTGGATGGAAGTAGAGTTTTCAATATAAAACGACAATTTCAGGTTTGGAAAACACAATTCTGGGTTATAATTCTCGAGGAGGAACTTACTCTAACCGGATATTACGTCATTGAAATTGGCAATTTCCGAGGAACCATGTACACGGATTTACGGGGGCTATATCTCAGCTCGTATGAATCGTCAACTGGTACAAG